The sequence GTTCATGGAGTGTTTTTTATAATAAAATAGGAGTTTGTTCAGGATACTTAGCCACATCACCTGTGAATGACAGTTCACACTTGAAGAGAGTTGAGACACatacttacaaccggacccgcgtcacacagagcaggttgtttgcgccatgccccttttgaggggaaaacattccctcagaacaagccagagtgaaccggtagaTGTACAaaccacacagctaagaacccctccctgagtttcttttgcctaccatgtcctcaaaaaaaatcctCATAGAAGAAAattgtaaaaagaaaaagaagagaagaccgtatatttctggtcactgagtggggttgttgcaccacttcgtactcgggagactgaagggacatgtttttatattaattgaattaagcttttgtaggtatctttcacggtcaacgaccggcaaagtggttatgtattgagtgatcatattgatttgtggtattttttgttattatttactcctgcgatttctgtacgaattacgtttattgaccataatttgcgttggagttaatgagaggggttgtttgttttccccccgaaaggggcgggaacgtttgtcacgagtcaagttcccggatgtgccggtctaacgtatAGCAACTGGAATCAGCTGAAGCCAGTTGGTTAATTAAGATTCAGCTGAAGTCACTTGGTTAATTGGGAGCCAGACTGTTAAAAGCCCAGCTTGGTTAACTGTGAGTTAAAGCTGGAGTGTTGCTGCAGCATTATAGAGGAGTGAGCAGCTGCGTCTGGAGTTGGGGGGTTTGAGTGAAGACTTTGCAGTTGGTCATGAGTCTTGGTTTGATGTTCAGGTACACACAGAGTATTGCtgattaggttttttttttgtacatagTCAATCAGTTTGTCTAAATGTGTTGTACTCTATAGGCTACTTTGGATTTGCCTTTTCTTCTTGactgatgtaggcctatgcagtCCTCGCCTTCAAGGTAAGAATTGAGTTTATTTGTAGCCTAATAAACAATACAACCAGAGGATATTGTAACTGAAGTGGTTATGTTCTAGGGCTGGAAGTGCCCCAGAGTTTTGGGTACTTTGGCTCCAGACCGAGGCCTCCTGGCGGTGCCCCTGTGTCTTCTGTGAGTGACCACAGCTTCACGAACGGTGAAGATGCATCCTCAAGTACCAATGAACCTGTTCAGGAGAACTTAAGTTCACATCAGGAGAAAATGATTCCTGTGTGGACTTTCAGTGCGGCTCAGGAGGCCCCGGCATGGATCAAGAGGCCTCCAGCTCCAGTGAATAAGAAACCCAAGATGCCTGAGGCTCCAGCCCAAGAGCCCCCAGCATGGGTTCAGACGCCCCCGGCATGGAATAAGATGCCTCCGGCTCCAGTGAACGAGGTGCCTGAGGCTCCAGCCCAAGAGCCCCCAGCATGGGTTCAGATGCCCCCGGAATGGAATAAGATGCCTCCGGCTCCAGTGAACGAGGTGCCTGAGGATCCAGCCCAAGAGCCCCCAGCATGGGTTCAGATGCCCCCGGAATGGAATAAGATGCCTCCGGTTCCAGTGAACGAGGTGCCTGAGGCTCCATCCCAAGAGCCCCCAGCATGGGTTCAGACGCCCCCGGCATGGGATATGATGCCTCCAGCTCCAGTGAACAAGAAACCCAAGGTGCCTGAGGCTCCAGCCCAAGAGCCCCCAGCATGGGTTCAGACGCCCCCGGCATGGAATAAGATGCCTCCAGCTCCAGTGAACGAGGTGCCTGAGGCTCCAGCCCAAGAGCCCCCAGCATGGGTTCAGACGCCCCCGGCATGGAATAAGATGCCTCCGGCTCCAGTGAACGAGGTGCCTGAGGCTCCAGCCCAAGAGCCCCCAGCATGGGTTCAGATGCCCCCGGAATGGAATAAGATGCCTCCGGCTCCAGTGAACGAGGTGCCTGAGGATCCAGCCCAAGAGCCCCCAGCATGGGTTCAGATGCCCCCGGAATGGAATAAGATGCCTCCGGTTCCAGTGAACGAGGTGCCTGAGGCTCCATCCCAAGAGCCCCCAGCATGGGTTCAGACGCCCCCGGCATGGGATATGATGCCTCCAGCTCCAGTGAACAAGAAACCCAAGGTGCCTGAGGCTCCAGCCCAAGAGCCCCCAGCATGGGTTCAGACGCCCCCGGCATGGAATAAGATGCCTCCAGCTCCAGTGAACAAGAAACCTAAGGTGCCCAGTGTCCCTGTGGCTTCTGTGAGCGACCATAGCTTGACGAACGGTAAAGATGCGTCACGTTCCAATGAACCTGTTCAGGTAAACCTAAATTCCCATCAAGAGAAACTTATTCCTGTGTGGACTTTGAGCGCGGCTCAGAAGTTCAAGACACCTGGGGCTCCATCCCAAGAGCCCCCAGCATGGGTTCAGACGCCCCCGGCATGGAATAAGATGCCTCCAGCTCCAGTGAACAAGAAACCCAAGGTGCCTGAGGCTCCAGCCCAAGAGCCCCCAGCATGGGTTCAGACGCCCCCGGCATGGAATAAGATGCCTCCAGCTCCAGTGAACAAGAAACCCAAGGTGCCTGAGGCTCCAGCCCAAGAGCCCCCAGCATGGGTTCAGATGCCCCCGGAATGGAATAAGATGCCTCCGGCTCCAGTGAACGAGGTGCCTGAGGCTCCAGCCCAAGAGCCCCCAGCATGGGTTCAGACGCCCCCGGCATGGAATAAGATGCCTCCGGCTCCAGTGAACGAGGTGCCTGAGGCTCCAGCCCAAGAGCCCCCAGCATGGGTTCAGACGCCCCCGGTATGGAATAAGATGCCTCCAGCTCCAGTGAACAAGAAACCTAAGGTGCCCAGTGTCCCTGTGGCTTCTGTGAGCGACCACAGCTTGACGAACGGTGAAGATGCGTCACGTCCCAATGAACCTGTTCAGGTAAACCTAAATTCCCATCAAGAGAAACTTATTCCTGTGTGGACTTTCAGCGAGCCTCAGGGGGCTCAGAAGTTCAAGACACCTGAGGCTCCAGCCCAAGAGCCCCCAGCATGGGTTCAGACGCCCCCGGCATGGAATAAGATGCCTCCAGCTCCAGTGAACAAGAAACCTAAGGTGCCCAGTGTCCCTGTGGCTTCTGTGAGCGACCACAGCTTGACGAACGGTGAAGATGCGTCACGTCCCAATGAACCTGTTCAGGTAAACCTAAATTCCCATCAAGAGCAATTTTTTCCTGTGTGGACTTTCAGCGCGGCTCAGAAGTTCAAGACACCTGGGGCTCCAGCCCAAGAGCCCCCAGCATGGGTTCAGACGCCCCCGGCATGGAATAAGATGCCTCCAGCTCCAGTGAACAAGAAACCTAAGGTGCCCAGTGTCCCTGTGGCTTCTGTGAGCGACCACAGCTTGACGAACGGTAAAGATGCGTCACGTCCCAATGAACCTGTTCAGGTAAACCTAAATTCCCATCAAGAGCAATTTTTTCCTGTGTGGACTTTCAGCGCGGCTCAGAAGTTCAAGACACCTGGGGCTCCAGCCCAAGAGCCCCCAGCATGGGTTCAGAC is a genomic window of Alosa sapidissima isolate fAloSap1 chromosome 10, fAloSap1.pri, whole genome shotgun sequence containing:
- the LOC121720493 gene encoding proline-rich extensin-like protein EPR1 isoform X20, which encodes MSLGLMFRLLWICLFFLTDVGLCSPRLQGLEVPQSFGYFGSRPRPPGGAPVSSVSDHSFTNGEDASSSTNEPVQENLSSHQEKMIPVWTFSAAQEAPAWIKRPPAPVNKKPKMPEAPAQEPPAWVQTPPAWNKMPPAPVNEVPEAPAQEPPAWVQMPPEWNKMPPAPVNEVPEDPAQEPPAWVQMPPEWNKMPPVPVNEVPEAPSQEPPAWVQTPPAWDMMPPAPVNKKPKVPEAPAQEPPAWVQTPPAWNKMPPAPVNEVPEAPAQEPPAWVQTPPAWNKMPPAPVNEVPEAPAQEPPAWVQMPPEWNKMPPAPVNEVPEDPAQEPPAWVQMPPEWNKMPPVPVNEVPEAPSQEPPAWVQTPPAWDMMPPAPVNKKPKVPEAPAQEPPAWVQTPPAWNKMPPAPVNKKPKVPEAPAQEPPAWVQTPPAWNKMPPAPVNKKPKVPEAPAQEPPAWVQMPPEWNKMPPAPVNEVPEAPAQEPPAWVQTPPAWNKMPPAPVNEVPEAPAQEPPAWVQTPPVWNKMPPAPVNKKPKVPSVPVASVSDHSLTNGEDASRPNEPVQVNLNSHQEKLIPVWTFSEPQGAQKFKTPEAPAQEPPAWVQTPPAWNKMPPAPVNKKPKVPSVPVASVSDHSLTNGEDASRPNEPVQVNLNSHQEQFFPVWTFSAAQKFKTPGAPAQEPPAWVQTPPAWNKMPPAPVNKKPKVPSVPVASVSDHSLTNGKDASRPNEPVQVNLNSHQEQFFPVWTFSAAQKFKTPGAPAQEPPAWVQTPPAWNKMPPAPVNKKPKVPEAPAQEPPAWVQMPLEWNKMPPAPVNEVPEAPAQGPPAWVQMPLAWIKMPPAPVNKKPKVSEAPAQQPPAWVQTPPAWNKMPPAPVNKKPKVPSVPVASVSDRSFTNGEDASRPNEPVQVNLNSHQEKLIPVWTLSAAQKFKTPGAPAQEPPAWAQMPPTWIKMPPAPVNEKPKVPEAPAQEPPASGQKPPALNHMPQAPAQTPPPQMTSLDRVGGSFGSSFMEDVGGEATSNGGATEGSSSGPEHYLVITEPLGFQTRYVVKSFNRYVRGKKIYTQTTYIPLDDPPASEPALVPSPPHEAPVDQTVKPTPKRIGLSS
- the LOC121720493 gene encoding proline-rich extensin-like protein EPR1 isoform X27, which codes for MSLGLMFRLLWICLFFLTDVGLCSPRLQGLEVPQSFGYFGSRPRPPGGAPVSSVSDHSFTNGEDASSSTNEPVQENLSSHQEKMIPVWTFSAAQEAPAWIKRPPAPVNKKPKMPEAPAQEPPAWVQTPPAWNKMPPAPVNEVPEAPAQEPPAWVQMPPEWNKMPPAPVNEVPEDPAQEPPAWVQMPPEWNKMPPVPVNEVPEAPSQEPPAWVQTPPAWDMMPPAPVNKKPKVPEAPAQEPPAWVQTPPAWNKMPPAPVNEVPEAPAQEPPAWVQTPPAWNKMPPAPVNEVPEAPAQEPPAWVQMPPEWNKMPPAPVNEVPEDPAQEPPAWVQMPPEWNKMPPVPVNEVPEAPSQEPPAWVQTPPAWDMMPPAPVNKKPKVPEAPAQEPPAWVQTPPAWNKMPPAPVNKKPKVPSVPVASVSDHSLTNGKDASRSNEPVQVNLNSHQEKLIPVWTLSAAQKFKTPGAPSQEPPAWVQTPPAWNKMPPAPVNKKPKVPEAPAQEPPAWVQTPPAWNKMPPAPVNKKPKVPEAPAQEPPAWVQMPPEWNKMPPAPVNEVPEAPAQEPPAWVQTPPAWNKMPPAPVNKKPKVPSVPVASVSDHSLTNGEDASRPNEPVQVNLNSHQEQFFPVWTFSAAQKFKTPGAPAQEPPAWVQTPPAWNKMPPAPVNKKPKVPSVPVASVSDHSLTNGKDASRPNEPVQVNLNSHQEQFFPVWTFSAAQKFKTPGAPAQEPPAWVQTPPAWNKMPPAPVNKKPKVPEAPAQEPPAWVQMPLEWNKMPPAPVNEVPEAPAQGPPAWVQMPLAWIKMPPAPVNKKPKVSEAPAQQPPAWVQTPPAWNKMPPAPVNKKPKVPSVPVASVSDRSFTNGEDASRPNEPVQVNLNSHQEKLIPVWTLSAAQKFKTPGAPAQEPPAWAQMPPTWIKMPPAPVNEKPKVPEAPAQEPPASGQKPPALNHMPQAPAQTPPPQMTSLDRVGGSFGSSFMEDVGGEATSNGGATEGSSSGPEHYLVITEPLGFQTRYVVKSFNRYVRGKKIYTQTTYIPLDDPPASEPALVPSPPHEAPVDQTVKPTPKRIGLSS
- the LOC121720493 gene encoding proline-rich extensin-like protein EPR1 isoform X40, coding for MSLGLMFRLLWICLFFLTDVGLCSPRLQGLEVPQSFGYFGSRPRPPGGAPVSSVSDHSFTNGEDASSSTNEPVQENLSSHQEKMIPVWTFSAAQEAPAWIKRPPAPVNKKPKMPEAPAQEPPAWVQTPPAWNKMPPAPVNEVPEAPAQEPPAWVQMPPEWNKMPPAPVNEVPEDPAQEPPAWVQMPPEWNKMPPVPVNEVPEAPSQEPPAWVQTPPAWDMMPPAPVNKKPKVPEAPAQEPPAWVQTPPAWNKMPPAPVNEVPEAPAQEPPAWVQTPPAWNKMPPAPVNEVPEAPAQEPPAWVQMPPEWNKMPPAPVNEVPEDPAQEPPAWVQMPPEWNKMPPVPVNEVPEAPSQEPPAWVQTPPAWDMMPPAPVNKKPKVPEAPAQEPPAWVQTPPAWNKMPPAPVNKKPKVPSVPVASVSDHSLTNGKDASRSNEPVQVNLNSHQEKLIPVWTLSAAQKFKTPGAPSQEPPAWVQTPPAWNKMPPAPVNKKPKVPEAPAQEPPAWVQTPPAWNKMPPAPVNKKPKVPEAPAQEPPAWVQMPPEWNKMPPAPVNEVPEAPAQEPPAWVQTPPAWNKMPPAPVNEVPEAPAQEPPAWVQTPPVWNKMPPAPVNKKPKVPSVPVASVSDHSLTNGEDASRPNEPVQVNLNSHQEKLIPVWTFSEPQGAQKFKTPEAPAQEPPAWVQTPPAWNKMPPAPVNKKPKVPSVPVASVSDHSLTNGEDASRPNEPVQVNLNSHQEQFFPVWTFSAAQKFKTPGAPAQEPPAWVQTPPAWNKMPPAPVNKKPKVPEAPAQEPPASGQKPPAWHHMPQAPAQTPPPQMTSLDPVWGSFGSSFMEDVGGEATSNGGATEGSSSGPEHYLVITEPLGFQTRYVVKSFNRYVRGKKIYTQTTYIPLDDPPASEPAPVPSPPHEAPVDQTVKPTPARKG
- the LOC121720493 gene encoding proline-rich extensin-like protein EPR1 isoform X41, with protein sequence MSLGLMFRLLWICLFFLTDVGLCSPRLQGLEVPQSFGYFGSRPRPPGGAPVSSVSDHSFTNGEDASSSTNEPVQENLSSHQEKMIPVWTFSAAQEAPAWIKRPPAPVNKKPKMPEAPAQEPPAWVQTPPAWNKMPPAPVNEVPEAPAQEPPAWVQMPPEWNKMPPAPVNEVPEDPAQEPPAWVQMPPEWNKMPPVPVNEVPEAPSQEPPAWVQTPPAWDMMPPAPVNKKPKVPEAPAQEPPAWVQTPPAWNKMPPAPVNEVPEAPAQEPPAWVQTPPAWNKMPPAPVNEVPEAPAQEPPAWVQMPPEWNKMPPAPVNEVPEDPAQEPPAWVQMPPEWNKMPPVPVNEVPEAPSQEPPAWVQTPPAWDMMPPAPVNKKPKVPEAPAQEPPAWVQTPPAWNKMPPAPVNKKPKVPSVPVASVSDHSLTNGKDASRSNEPVQVNLNSHQEKLIPVWTLSAAQKFKTPGAPSQEPPAWVQTPPAWNKMPPAPVNKKPKVPEAPAQEPPAWVQTPPAWNKMPPAPVNKKPKVPEAPAQEPPAWVQMPPEWNKMPPAPVNEVPEAPAQEPPAWVQTPPAWNKMPPAPVNEVPEAPAQEPPAWVQMPLEWNKMPPAPVNEVPEAPAQGPPAWVQMPLAWIKMPPAPVNKKPKVSEAPAQQPPAWVQTPPAWNKMPPAPVNKKPKVPSVPVASVSDRSFTNGEDASRPNEPVQVNLNSHQEKLIPVWTLSAAQKFKTPGAPAQEPPAWAQMPPTWIKMPPAPVNEKPKVPEAPAQEPPASGQKPPALNHMPQAPAQTPPPQMTSLDRVGGSFGSSFMEDVGGEATSNGGATEGSSSGPEHYLVITEPLGFQTRYVVKSFNRYVRGKKIYTQTTYIPLDDPPASEPALVPSPPHEAPVDQTVKPTPKRIGLSS
- the LOC121720493 gene encoding proline-rich extensin-like protein EPR1 isoform X26; the protein is MSLGLMFRLLWICLFFLTDVGLCSPRLQGLEVPQSFGYFGSRPRPPGGAPVSSVSDHSFTNGEDASSSTNEPVQENLSSHQEKMIPVWTFSAAQEAPAWIKRPPAPVNKKPKMPEAPAQEPPAWVQTPPAWNKMPPAPVNEVPEAPAQEPPAWVQMPPEWNKMPPAPVNEVPEDPAQEPPAWVQMPPEWNKMPPVPVNEVPEAPSQEPPAWVQTPPAWDMMPPAPVNKKPKVPEAPAQEPPAWVQTPPAWNKMPPAPVNEVPEAPAQEPPAWVQTPPAWNKMPPAPVNEVPEAPAQEPPAWVQMPPEWNKMPPAPVNEVPEDPAQEPPAWVQMPPEWNKMPPVPVNEVPEAPSQEPPAWVQTPPAWDMMPPAPVNKKPKVPEAPAQEPPAWVQTPPAWNKMPPAPVNKKPKVPSVPVASVSDHSLTNGKDASRSNEPVQVNLNSHQEKLIPVWTLSAAQKFKTPGAPSQEPPAWVQTPPAWNKMPPAPVNKKPKVPEAPAQEPPAWVQTPPAWNKMPPAPVNKKPKVPEAPAQEPPAWVQMPPEWNKMPPAPVNEVPEAPAQEPPAWVQTPPAWNKMPPAPVNEVPEAPAQEPPAWVQTPPVWNKMPPAPVNKKPKVPSVPVASVSDHSLTNGEDASRPNEPVQVNLNSHQEKLIPVWTFSEPQGAQKFKTPEAPAQEPPAWVQTPPAWNKMPPAPVNKKPKVPSVPVASVSDHSLTNGEDASRPNEPVQVNLNSHQEQFFPVWTFSAAQKFKTPGAPAQEPPAWVQTPPAWNKMPPAPVNKKPKVPSVPVASVSDHSLTNGKDASRPNEPVQVNLNSHQEQFFPVWTFSAAQKFKTPGAPAQEPPAWVQTPPAWNKMPPAPVNKKPKVPEAPAQEPPAWVQMPLEWNKMPPAPVNEVPEAPAQEPPAWVQTPPAWNKMPPAPVNKKPKVPEAPAQEPPASGQKPPALNHMPQAPAQTPPPQMTSLDRVGGSFGSSFMEDVGGEATSNGGATEGSSSGPEHYLVITEPLGFQTRYVVKSFNRYVRGKKIYTQTTYIPLDDPPASEPALVPSPPHEAPVDQTVKPTPKRIGLSS
- the LOC121720493 gene encoding proline-rich extensin-like protein EPR1 isoform X22 translates to MSLGLMFRLLWICLFFLTDVGLCSPRLQGLEVPQSFGYFGSRPRPPGGAPVSSVSDHSFTNGEDASSSTNEPVQENLSSHQEKMIPVWTFSAAQEAPAWIKRPPAPVNKKPKMPEAPAQEPPAWVQTPPAWNKMPPAPVNEVPEAPAQEPPAWVQMPPEWNKMPPAPVNEVPEDPAQEPPAWVQMPPEWNKMPPVPVNEVPEAPSQEPPAWVQTPPAWDMMPPAPVNKKPKVPEAPAQEPPAWVQTPPAWNKMPPAPVNEVPEAPAQEPPAWVQTPPAWNKMPPAPVNEVPEAPAQEPPAWVQTPPAWNKMPPAPVNKKPKVPSVPVASVSDHSLTNGKDASRSNEPVQVNLNSHQEKLIPVWTLSAAQKFKTPGAPSQEPPAWVQTPPAWNKMPPAPVNKKPKVPEAPAQEPPAWVQTPPAWNKMPPAPVNKKPKVPEAPAQEPPAWVQMPPEWNKMPPAPVNEVPEAPAQEPPAWVQTPPAWNKMPPAPVNEVPEAPAQEPPAWVQTPPVWNKMPPAPVNKKPKVPSVPVASVSDHSLTNGEDASRPNEPVQVNLNSHQEKLIPVWTFSEPQGAQKFKTPEAPAQEPPAWVQTPPAWNKMPPAPVNKKPKVPSVPVASVSDHSLTNGEDASRPNEPVQVNLNSHQEQFFPVWTFSAAQKFKTPGAPAQEPPAWVQTPPAWNKMPPAPVNKKPKVPSVPVASVSDHSLTNGKDASRPNEPVQVNLNSHQEQFFPVWTFSAAQKFKTPGAPAQEPPAWVQTPPAWNKMPPAPVNKKPKVPEAPAQEPPAWVQMPLEWNKMPPAPVNEVPEAPAQGPPAWVQMPLAWIKMPPAPVNKKPKVSEAPAQQPPAWVQTPPAWNKMPPAPVNKKPKVPSVPVASVSDRSFTNGEDASRPNEPVQVNLNSHQEKLIPVWTLSAAQKFKTPGAPAQEPPAWAQMPPTWIKMPPAPVNEKPKVPEAPAQEPPASGQKPPALNHMPQAPAQTPPPQMTSLDRVGGSFGSSFMEDVGGEATSNGGATEGSSSGPEHYLVITEPLGFQTRYVVKSFNRYVRGKKIYTQTTYIPLDDPPASEPALVPSPPHEAPVDQTVKPTPKRIGLSS
- the LOC121720493 gene encoding proline-rich extensin-like protein EPR1 isoform X33 gives rise to the protein MSLGLMFRLLWICLFFLTDVGLCSPRLQGLEVPQSFGYFGSRPRPPGGAPVSSVSDHSFTNGEDASSSTNEPVQENLSSHQEKMIPVWTFSAAQEAPAWIKRPPAPVNKKPKMPEAPAQEPPAWVQTPPAWNKMPPAPVNEVPEAPAQEPPAWVQMPPEWNKMPPAPVNEVPEDPAQEPPAWVQMPPEWNKMPPVPVNEVPEAPSQEPPAWVQTPPAWDMMPPAPVNKKPKVPEAPAQEPPAWVQTPPAWNKMPPAPVNEVPEAPAQEPPAWVQTPPAWNKMPPAPVNEVPEAPAQEPPAWVQMPPEWNKMPPAPVNEVPEDPAQEPPAWVQMPPEWNKMPPVPVNEVPEAPSQEPPAWVQTPPAWDMMPPAPVNKKPKVPEAPAQEPPAWVQTPPAWNKMPPAPVNKKPKVPEAPAQEPPAWVQTPPAWNKMPPAPVNEVPEAPAQEPPAWVQTPPVWNKMPPAPVNKKPKVPSVPVASVSDHSLTNGEDASRPNEPVQVNLNSHQEKLIPVWTFSEPQGAQKFKTPEAPAQEPPAWVQTPPAWNKMPPAPVNKKPKVPSVPVASVSDHSLTNGEDASRPNEPVQVNLNSHQEQFFPVWTFSAAQKFKTPGAPAQEPPAWVQTPPAWNKMPPAPVNKKPKVPSVPVASVSDHSLTNGKDASRPNEPVQVNLNSHQEQFFPVWTFSAAQKFKTPGAPAQEPPAWVQTPPAWNKMPPAPVNKKPKVPEAPAQEPPAWVQMPLEWNKMPPAPVNEVPEAPAQGPPAWVQMPLAWIKMPPAPVNKKPKVSEAPAQQPPAWVQTPPAWNKMPPAPVNKKPKVPSVPVASVSDRSFTNGEDASRPNEPVQVNLNSHQEKLIPVWTLSAAQKFKTPGAPAQEPPAWAQMPPTWIKMPPAPVNEKPKVPEAPAQEPPASGQKPPALNHMPQAPAQTPPPQMTSLDRVGGSFGSSFMEDVGGEATSNGGATEGSSSGPEHYLVITEPLGFQTRYVVKSFNRYVRGKKIYTQTTYIPLDDPPASEPALVPSPPHEAPVDQTVKPTPKRIGLSS
- the LOC121720493 gene encoding proline-rich extensin-like protein EPR1 isoform X28, with product MSLGLMFRLLWICLFFLTDVGLCSPRLQGLEVPQSFGYFGSRPRPPGGAPVSSVSDHSFTNGEDASSSTNEPVQENLSSHQEKMIPVWTFSAAQEAPAWIKRPPAPVNKKPKMPEAPAQEPPAWVQTPPAWNKMPPAPVNEVPEAPAQEPPAWVQMPPEWNKMPPAPVNEVPEDPAQEPPAWVQMPPEWNKMPPVPVNEVPEAPSQEPPAWVQTPPAWDMMPPAPVNKKPKVPEAPAQEPPAWVQTPPAWNKMPPAPVNEVPEAPAQEPPAWVQTPPAWNKMPPAPVNEVPEAPAQEPPAWVQMPPEWNKMPPAPVNEVPEDPAQEPPAWVQMPPEWNKMPPVPVNEVPEAPAQEPPAWVQTPPAWNKMPPAPVNKKPKVPEAPAQEPPAWVQTPPAWNKMPPAPVNKKPKVPEAPAQEPPAWVQMPPEWNKMPPAPVNEVPEAPAQEPPAWVQTPPAWNKMPPAPVNEVPEAPAQEPPAWVQTPPVWNKMPPAPVNKKPKVPSVPVASVSDHSLTNGEDASRPNEPVQVNLNSHQEKLIPVWTFSEPQGAQKFKTPEAPAQEPPAWVQTPPAWNKMPPAPVNKKPKVPSVPVASVSDHSLTNGEDASRPNEPVQVNLNSHQEQFFPVWTFSAAQKFKTPGAPAQEPPAWVQTPPAWNKMPPAPVNKKPKVPSVPVASVSDHSLTNGKDASRPNEPVQVNLNSHQEQFFPVWTFSAAQKFKTPGAPAQEPPAWVQTPPAWNKMPPAPVNKKPKVPEAPAQEPPAWVQMPLEWNKMPPAPVNEVPEAPAQGPPAWVQMPLAWIKMPPAPVNKKPKVSEAPAQQPPAWVQTPPAWNKMPPAPVNKKPKVPSVPVASVSDRSFTNGEDASRPNEPVQVNLNSHQEKLIPVWTLSAAQKFKTPGAPAQEPPAWAQMPPTWIKMPPAPVNEKPKVPEAPAQEPPASGQKPPALNHMPQAPAQTPPPQMTSLDRVGGSFGSSFMEDVGGEATSNGGATEGSSSGPEHYLVITEPLGFQTRYVVKSFNRYVRGKKIYTQTTYIPLDDPPASEPALVPSPPHEAPVDQTVKPTPKRIGLSS
- the LOC121720493 gene encoding proline-rich extensin-like protein EPR1 isoform X39, yielding MSLGLMFRLLWICLFFLTDVGLCSPRLQGLEVPQSFGYFGSRPRPPGGAPVSSVSDHSFTNGEDASSSTNEPVQENLSSHQEKMIPVWTFSAAQEAPAWIKRPPAPVNKKPKMPEAPAQEPPAWVQTPPAWNKMPPAPVNEVPEAPAQEPPAWVQMPPEWNKMPPAPVNEVPEDPAQEPPAWVQMPPEWNKMPPVPVNEVPEAPSQEPPAWVQTPPAWDMMPPAPVNKKPKVPEAPAQEPPAWVQTPPAWNKMPPAPVNEVPEAPAQEPPAWVQTPPAWNKMPPAPVNEVPEAPAQEPPAWVQMPPEWNKMPPAPVNEVPEDPAQEPPAWVQMPPEWNKMPPVPVNEVPEAPSQEPPAWVQTPPAWDMMPPAPVNKKPKVPEAPAQEPPAWVQTPPAWNKMPPAPVNKKPKVPSVPVASVSDHSLTNGKDASRSNEPVQVNLNSHQEKLIPVWTLSAAQKFKTPGAPSQEPPAWVQTPPAWNKMPPAPVNKKPKVPEAPAQEPPAWVQTPPAWNKMPPAPVNKKPKVPEAPAQEPPAWVQMPPEWNKMPPAPVNEVPEAPAQEPPAWVQTPPAWNKMPPAPVNEVPEAPAQEPPAWVQTPPVWNKMPPAPVNKKPKVPEAPAQEPPAWVQMPLEWNKMPPAPVNEVPEAPAQGPPAWVQMPLAWIKMPPAPVNKKPKVSEAPAQQPPAWVQTPPAWNKMPPAPVNKKPKVPSVPVASVSDRSFTNGEDASRPNEPVQVNLNSHQEKLIPVWTLSAAQKFKTPGAPAQEPPAWAQMPPTWIKMPPAPVNEKPKVPEAPAQEPPASGQKPPALNHMPQAPAQTPPPQMTSLDRVGGSFGSSFMEDVGGEATSNGGATEGSSSGPEHYLVITEPLGFQTRYVVKSFNRYVRGKKIYTQTTYIPLDDPPASEPALVPSPPHEAPVDQTVKPTPKRIGLSS
- the LOC121720493 gene encoding proline-rich extensin-like protein EPR1 isoform X16 yields the protein MSLGLMFRLLWICLFFLTDVGLCSPRLQGLEVPQSFGYFGSRPRPPGGAPVSSVSDHSFTNGEDASSSTNEPVQENLSSHQEKMIPVWTFSAAQEAPAWIKRPPAPVNKKPKMPEAPAQEPPAWVQTPPAWNKMPPAPVNEVPEAPAQEPPAWVQMPPEWNKMPPAPVNEVPEDPAQEPPAWVQMPPEWNKMPPVPVNEVPEAPSQEPPAWVQTPPAWDMMPPAPVNKKPKVPEAPAQEPPAWVQTPPAWNKMPPAPVNEVPEAPAQEPPAWVQTPPAWNKMPPAPVNEVPEAPAQEPPAWVQMPPEWNKMPPAPVNEVPEDPAQEPPAWVQMPPEWNKMPPVPVNEVPEAPSQEPPAWVQTPPAWDMMPPAPVNKKPKVPEAPAQEPPAWVQTPPAWNKMPPAPVNKKPKVPSVPVASVSDHSLTNGKDASRSNEPVQVNLNSHQEKLIPVWTLSAAQKFKTPGAPSQEPPAWVQTPPAWNKMPPAPVNKKPKVPEAPAQEPPAWVQTPPAWNKMPPAPVNEVPEAPAQEPPAWVQTPPVWNKMPPAPVNKKPKVPSVPVASVSDHSLTNGEDASRPNEPVQVNLNSHQEKLIPVWTFSEPQGAQKFKTPEAPAQEPPAWVQTPPAWNKMPPAPVNKKPKVPSVPVASVSDHSLTNGEDASRPNEPVQVNLNSHQEQFFPVWTFSAAQKFKTPGAPAQEPPAWVQTPPAWNKMPPAPVNKKPKVPSVPVASVSDHSLTNGKDASRPNEPVQVNLNSHQEQFFPVWTFSAAQKFKTPGAPAQEPPAWVQTPPAWNKMPPAPVNKKPKVPEAPAQEPPAWVQMPLEWNKMPPAPVNEVPEAPAQGPPAWVQMPLAWIKMPPAPVNKKPKVSEAPAQQPPAWVQTPPAWNKMPPAPVNKKPKVPSVPVASVSDRSFTNGEDASRPNEPVQVNLNSHQEKLIPVWTLSAAQKFKTPGAPAQEPPAWAQMPPTWIKMPPAPVNEKPKVPEAPAQEPPASGQKPPALNHMPQAPAQTPPPQMTSLDRVGGSFGSSFMEDVGGEATSNGGATEGSSSGPEHYLVITEPLGFQTRYVVKSFNRYVRGKKIYTQTTYIPLDDPPASEPALVPSPPHEAPVDQTVKPTPKRIGLSS